A genomic region of Oryza glaberrima chromosome 1, OglaRS2, whole genome shotgun sequence contains the following coding sequences:
- the LOC127759884 gene encoding glycosyltransferase BC10-like produces MNSTNKPMAASSHSGSRLLKAVLFLLIFSLGFIMGMISMANFPNFYGSPLLSPMLLSVSSLAPSSTPMPTPTAPSPSPETPCVWPPSPPSPTDPSASLPSPTERPAAPMGLTAFLAPTSVVHTMTDEELLWRASMAPKVSRTPYSRVPKVAFLFLVRNQLPLRPLWEKFFAGHNQSLYSIYVHSYPPFAASLPTDSVFYGRMIPSQKTTWGDSNLVEAERRLLANALLDMSNERFALLSESCIPIFDFPTVYAHLTGSNDSFVDCFDNNGAMARYRQDVFAPHNITQAQWRKGSQWFEMDRALAVEVVSDEAYFPAFRGCRHCVIDEHYIPTLVSLLRWRRNANRTLTYMEWRPRSPHPRSHGARDVTEELLRKMRSGAANCTYNGAPSDICFVFARKFTPDTLGPLLDLAPKVMGFG; encoded by the exons ATGAACAGTACGAACAAGCCCATGGCTGCCTCATCTCATTCAGGTAGTAGGCTCCTCAAAGCTGTGCTTTTCCTGCTCATCTTCTCGTTAGGATTTATCATGGGCATGATCTCCATGGCCAACTTCCCTAATTTCTACGGGTCGCCTTTACTGTCACCAATGCTGCTATCAGTATCCTCCCTTGCGCCATCATCAACGCCAATGCCAACGCCAACGGCGCCATCACCATCGCCGGAGACACCGTGCGTGtggccaccatcgccgcctagTCCTACTGATCCGTCGGCGTCACTGCCATCACCAACGGAAAGACCGGCGGCGCCGATGGGTTTGACGGCGTTTCTTGCGCCGACCAGCGTCGTGCACACCATGACCGACGAGGAGCTCCTGTGGAGGGCGTCCATGGCGCCGAAGGTGTCTCGCACGCCGTACAGCCGCGTGCCCAAGGTGGCCTTCCTGTTCCTTGTGAGGAACCAGCTGCCACTGCGGCCACTCTGGGAGAAATTCTTCGCCGGGCACAACCAGTCTCTCTACTCCATCTACGTCCACTCGTATCCCCCTTTTGCTGCCTCGCTGCCCACTGACTCCGTCTTCTACGGCCGCATGATTCCAAGCCAG AAGACGACCTGGGGCGACTCGAACCTGGtagaggcggagcggcggctgctggcGAACGCGCTGCTGGACATGTCGAACGAGCGGTTCGCGCTGCTGTCCGAGTCGTGCATCCCAATCTTCGACTTCCCCACCGTGTACGCGCACCTGACGGGCTCCAACGACAGCTTCGTCGACTGCTTCGACAACAACGGCGCCATGGCGCGGTACAGGCAGGACGTGTTCGCGCCCCACAACATCACGCAGGCGCAGTGGCGCAAGGGCTCCCAGTGGTTCGAGATGGaccgcgccctcgccgtcgagGTCGTCTCCGACGAGGCCTACTTCCCGGCGTTCCGGGGATGCAGGCACTGCGTCATCGACGAGCACTACATCCCGACGCTGGTGAGTCTTCTCCGGTGGCGCCGCAACGCCAACCGGACGCTCACGTACATGGAGTGGCGGCCGAGGTCGCCGCACCCGAGGAGCCACGGCGCACGGGACGTCACCGAGGAGCTTTTGAGGAAGATGAGGAGCGGCGCCGCCAACTGCACCTACAACGGCGCGCCCAGTGACATCTGCTTCGTGTTCGCGCGCAAGTTCACGCCGGACACGCTTGGCCCGCTGCTCGACCTGGCTCCCAAGGTTATGGGCTTCGGCTGA
- the LOC127760403 gene encoding glycosyltransferase BC10-like: MFDTDQIATNNMNKPMAATHSGSSLLKAVPMLLLFSSGFILGMISIANFPKFYESPFLSPMLHSLVPSSSRPIMQPSPSPETPCVWPPPLPSSTPTPAPSPPSTPTGLMGFLAPSGVTHNMTDEELLWRASMAPRVSRAPYSRVPKVAFLFLVRAKLPLRLLWEKFFAGHGKELYSIYVHSDPPFAASLPTDSVFYGRMIPSQRTTWGDANLVEAERRLLANALLDLSNERFALLSESCIPIFDFPTVYAHLTGSNDSFVDCFDNAGARARYRPALFAPHNITAAQWRKGSQFFEMDRALAVEVVSDERYFPAFRDSCAGRRGCLIDEHYIPTLVSLLRWRRNANRTLTYTEWRPRRPHPRSHGARDVTEELFGKMRGGAGNCSYNGKASDVCFVFARKFSPDALAPLLELAPKVIGFG; this comes from the exons ATGTTCGACACAGATCAAATCGCCACGAACAACATGAACAAGCCTATGGCTGCCACTCACTCAGGCAGCAGCCTCCTCAAAGCAGTGCCAATGCTGCTCCTCTTCTCTTCAGGATTTATCCTGGGCATGATCTCCATCGCCAACTTCCCTAAATTCTACGAATCGCCTTTTCTATCGCCGATGTTACACTCCCTTGTACCATCATCATCACGGCCAATAATGcagccatcgccatcgccggagACACCGTGCGTGTGGCCACCACCATTGCCGTCGTCTACTCCAACTCCGGCGCCGTCACCGCCATCGACACCGACAGGGTTGATGGGGTTCCTTGCGCCGAGCGGCGTGACGCACAACATGACCGACGAGGAGCTCCTGTGGAGGGCGTCCATGGCGCCGAGGGTGTCTCGCGCGCCGTACAGCCGCGTGCCCAAGGTGGCGTTCCTGTTCCTGGTGAGAGCGAAGCTGCCGTTGCGGCTACTGTGGGAGAAGTTCTTCGCGGGGCACGGGAAGGAGCTCTACTCCATCTACGTCCACTCCGATCCTCCTTTTGCTGCCTCGCTGCCGACCGACTCTGTCTTCTATGGCCGCATGATTCCAAGCCAG AGGACGACCTGGGGCGACGCGAACCTGGTGGAAGCGGAGCGTCGGCTGCTAGCGAACGCGCTGCTGGACCTATCAAACGAGCGCTTCGCGCTGCTGTCCGAGTCGTGCATCCCCATCTTCGACTTCCCCACCGTGTACGCTCACCTCACCGGATCCAACGACAGCTTCGTCGACTGCTTCGACAACGCCGGCGCCCGCGCGCGCTACAGGCCGGCGCTGTTCGCGCCGCACAACATCACGGCGGCGCAGTGGCGCAAGGGGTCCCAGTTCTTCGAGATGGaccgcgccctcgccgtcgagGTCGTCTCCGACGAGCGCTACTTCCCGGCGTTCCGCGACTCTTGCGCCGGGCGCAGGGGCTGCCTCATCGACGAGCACTACATCCCGACGCTGGTCAGCCTGCTCCGGTGGCGCCGCAACGCCAACCGGACGCTCACGTACACGGAGTGGCGGCCGAGGAGGCCTCACCCGAGGAGCCACGGCGCACGGGACGTCACCGAGGAGCTCTTCGGGAAGATGAGGGGCGGCGCTGGCAACTGCTCGTACAACGGCAAGGCTAGCGACGTTTGCTTCGTGTTCGCGCGCAAGTTCTCGCCCGACGCGCTGGCGCCGCTGCTCGAGCTGGCTCCCAAGGTTATTGGCTTCGGCTGA